TAGAATTTATATCCGAAGATTCAGAGTTGAATACAATAAGAAAAGAGATTGAAGCGCTTCAGATCAGTATAGAAAAAAGAGAGATCAACCTAAAAAATAGCGCTTTGATTGACTGTCTTACAGGTGTGTATAACAGGAAAGGGCTGGAACTTTTTTTGACAAAAGCAAAGGAGAAGTGGTACCTATTCGATGATTACAGTTTCTCCATAATAATATTTGATATAGATAATTTCAAAAAAATAAATGATACCTATGGTCACATATTTGGAGACAAAGTTTTAAAGTCAATCTGTAAAAAATTTATAGAAAATATTGATGAAAATGATCATATATCCAGATATGGAGGGGAAGAATTTATAATCCTTCTCCACAATATGAATCGCAAGGAAGGATTTAAAGTAGCCAATAAATTAAAAAAATTAGTAGAAAAGATAGATTTTATATCTCCTATCGATACAAAAGAAATAGTAAAAATAACTGTAAGCGGCGGTGTCGCCGAATATCAAAAGGACCTAGATATAGAGGAGCTTATAAAAAAAGCAGATATGATGCTATATAAGGCTAAAAATAGTGGTAAAAATAAAGTTATGTGTTAGTCCCAAAAAGAATATTAAAACAATTTAAACAAACCTGTAATTTTTACTGAAGTTACTTTAAATAAAATAAAAATAGATATCTAATTAGATATCTATTTTTTTATTCTAAATCTTCTACAGAACCTTCTCCATCTCATACCACACAGCTCCTCCATGGGTAGAGGCTGAAACTCCTATCTTCTTATACCCCATCCTCTCATACATTCCCATAAGGTTTTCCTTGCAGAGTAGAAGAACCTTCTCCTTTCCCATCTTCTTAGATATTTCGACGAATTCTTTCATCATTATCTTGGCTATTCCTTTTTTTTGATGGACAGGATCCACAGCTACTGAAAAAACAACTATATTTTTCCCACCATGTTCATGACCGATTAGCCCCTTAAATTCTTCATCTGTTATATCTTCCTGATTTGTTGAGCCGCTATTTATATGAGCTACTATCTCCCCATCTAATTCTCCCACTATAAATCCTTCAGAAAATTTTCTTAACCTTATTTCTATATTTTCTTTACAGGCTGCTTCCTCCTCTGGAAATGTTTTCCCTTCCAAGATAAAACAAGCTTCAATATCTTCTAACCTTCCATTTCTTATCTTCAATTCCATCTTATCCTCCTGCTATATTTTTTTAATAAAATTATAGCATATTTCATATCAAAAAAATCTTAAATATTTTCACCTAAATTTCTTAATAACCATTTTATCGCTCTTTATTTTTCTTCCAAGAAAATATCACCCCTATATTCATAACCTTTACTTTCTTATTATTTAATTTTTCATATTGATATTTAGGCAACCCCGGTAGTGCATCACCAAGCTTAAAAGTTCCCCAATGACCTGGGATCATAAACTCTGTCCCCAGATCCTCAACAACAGATATAAACGTTCCAAGCATTCCTATAAATGGAACAATGATATCCAAAAACCATATAAAGAGGAGAGCTTTTAAATTCTCCTCTATTTTCTATTAGTTATTTCAATTCTCTTTGATTTTTAGTTCGAATTTATTCTTATATTTATGGTAAAATTTAATTTCTTCTAAAGTAACCGCAATAGGACTTAGATATATTTTTTCTTTTACCTCCAAATATCTCTTCCTAAGACCAACTTGTTTATTTTTTTCAAACTTATTACATTTTCTCATATTACATCAGAGTATTTACTAGTAGATTTTTTCAATAATCCCCATCTCCTTGATTTTCCATATATTTTTTTTAGTATAAAACAAATATGAAACTCAATTAATTATGTATTTAACTAAAAGCAAAAGCTACAATACCTATACCTAATGAGTAGAAAATACTAGGTATAAATACCTTCCTGATTACTATCCCTTCTTTACCAGAAAGTCCAACAACAGTGCAAGCTGCTACAACTACATTAACACAAATTATATGGCCTACTCCTGCTCCAAGAGTTTGCTCTGCAAGTATTAGTGTAGGGTTTAAATTTATGATATTTGCCACATCATGTTGAATAGCACCAAAGGTAAGATTTGATACTGTACCACTTCCAGAGATAAATGTTCCGAGCATTCCTACAAATGGAGCAATAAAGATCCAGGATTCTGAAAATGAAGAACTCATTGCAGTGGCTATATATTGTGGCATAGACATATAACCAGTAGCGTTGATCCAGGAATTTGAAAATATCTGTACTAATGCTAATGTAGAAAATAAGATCAATGTAGTATTTTTTACTTGTCCAAATGAAGTGAAACAAGCTTTTTTTAATGAATTAAAATTTGAGTTCTGAATAAATATAGTTAAAAATGCAACTAGTATTAATACTGTTCCTGGAGAATATAGTAGGGGCCATTTATCTGAAATTTGTTCAAATCCCATTATATTTTTCCAAGAAAGGTCTATAGCTGTAGTTGTAAAATTTTTGATAACTGGAAATATTCTAGTAGCTAGCAGAGTAATAACTACAAGGATGTATGGAATCCAAGCTTTAAATAGCGACATCTCTTTATTAGGATTTATTTCCTCTACTTTCATATCTTCATCTAAAGCTTCTGTCCACACGTGCTTAGGAATTAAAAACTTCATCTTACAAGTGATTGTAGCTACAAAAAGTCCAGTAATAGAAGCAAGGATAGAGATAAATTCAGGACCTACAAAGTTTGCGTATAAGTATGCAGAGAGTGTATAGACTAGACCGATAAAGATAGACCAAGGGGTCATTTCAAGAATAGATTTAATTTTGTTCTTTTTACCAAAGGATAATACCAATACGACTACAAGTAATAATGGCATAAAGGTTGCAAGAAAGATATCTAATTTAGTAATTAATATTGCAATACTATCGAGATCTTTCGGTGCTAACTCTGAAATATTGCTAAGGCCTACAAAAATTGGAGTTCCCACAGCTCCAAATGGAACAGGGGTACTATTTGCAATAAGTACTAATATAGCTGCAGTTAGTGGTTGAAATCCTAAGGCCACCATTAAAGCACCAACAACAGCAACAGGAGCACCAAACCCAGAAACTCCTTCTAAGAGAGCACCAAATAAAAATGCCAGTATTATAGCTAAGATTCTCATATCTTCAGAAAGAGCTCGAAACCCCTTGTTTAACCTTGTGATGGCACCTGTATTTTTCAACATATTTAAAAGAACCATAGCGCCAAATAATATGAGAAGTATCGTCAGTGCTTTATGGATACCCTGAAGTGATGAAGCAACCAGAACTTTAGACTCCATACCCCAAATAAAATAAGCACCTAAAAGTAAGATTACATAACTTAATGCCATTCCCTTTTTAGCTGACATCTTTAAGATAACTAAAAATAATAAGGGAAAGACCACTGCAATAAGGGCTGTAAATAATAACATATTTGCCTCCTTTTTATAAAAAATTCTATAAAAAAATACTCCCATCTATAGATGGTGATGGGAGTATTTATGTTAGATAGTAAAACCTTTGATTAAAAGGGTTACTACTGATTCTATTGACAAACCTTTCCAGGATTTAAAATATTTTTGGGATCAAAAGATTTTTTTATACCTACCATTAAATTCAGGTGGCCTCCATTATACTGATCGAACATATATTTCTTCTTGGCAAATCCAATCCCATGTTCTCCAGATACTAATCCTCCTAATTCCAAAGATTTATCATACATTCTTTTAAAGACATCCTCTCTTTTTTTAGTCCATAATTCCATATCCATATTATCTTTACAGATATAAACATGCAGATTTCCATCTCCAGCATGACCAAAACTAGGTATTCTTATATCAAACTCTTTAGCTAAAACTTTTGTATATTTAATAAATTCTGCTACATTATTTCTAGGAACAACAACATCACACTCATCCATTTCATCGGTCGATCCATGTATAGCTTCTAAAAATGCTCCTCTAGCAGACCAAACAGCTTCCTTCCTTTCCTCTGTATCTACTAAGTAAGCATCCAAAGCCCCTATTTCTAAACACAGGTCAGCTACTTTTTCATAGTCTTTTTCTACCTGTTCCTTTGAGTTTCCATCAAAAGTTAACAAAAGATAGGAATCACTGGATTTATCTGGAAATACTTTCCCTAGATATTCCTCTGCAGCAAAAATTACTTCCCTCTGTAAAAATTCAATGGCTGTAGGTATGGCTTTAGATTTAATAATACTCGGGACTGCATCGATAGCAGTATTCAGCTCCTCAAATGGAACCAACAAACTTATGGTATGTTTAGGAAGAGGGATTAATTTTAAAATCACCTTTGTGATAATTCCCAAAGTCCCTTCGGAACCTATGATTAGATCTTTAATACTATAACCGGAAGAGTTTTTTACAACTTTCCCTCCCAATTCAATAATTTCTCCAGTGGGAAGAACTACTTCTAACCCCCTTACATAATCTCTAGTTACACCATATTTTACAGCTCTCATTCCTCCTGCATTGGTACTTATATTCCCTCCAATTGTTGCACTTTTTTCCCCTGGATCTGGAGGATAGAAAAAATCATGTTCTTCTACATATTTACTGATCTCCATAAGTAATACTCCAGGCTCTAATGTCAGAGTTAAGTTTTCCTCATCCAATTCCAAGATCTTATTCATTCCTGTAGTCTCGATAACTATTCCTCCAAAGAGGGGAACACATGCTCCTACAAGTCCTGTTCCTGATCCTCTGGCAGTTACAGGAATATGATTTTTATAGGCATATTTCATAATATCTGAGATTTCTTTAGTGGTATAAGCTTTTACCAATATATCCGGCATTTTTTCTATTCCACCTAATTCATCGTGGGAATAATCTGGGTTGATCTCATCTTTAAAGAGTACCCTTTCTGTATCTCCAATTATTATTTTTATATTTTCGAAATCATTCATGTCTATCTCTTTATATTTATTCTGCATCTTAGTCCTCCATTTAAAAAGTAATTTTTCTGTCTTTTTTTATTTCTTCTGTCAATTTTGGAATGACCTTATATAAATCTCCTACAATCCCATAATGTGCCACATCAAATATTGAGGCCTGTTCATCTGTGTTTACAGCAACTATTGTTTCGGCTCCATTCATCCCAGCAGTAAACTGAACTGCTCCATGGATTCCAAATGCAAATAATAATCTTGGTTTTACAGTCCTTCCACTAAGCCCAACCTGTAATTTATTACTCATCCATCCGCATTCGATAAGAGGTCTAGTACAAGCTATTTTCCCATCTACAAGATCTGCAAACTCTTGAATCATCTCAATATCTTCCTCTTTTTTTATCCCTCTTCCTATGGCAATAATTACCTCAGCATCAGCTATAGATACTTCTTTATCTTTTTTTACTACGTCTAAAACTTGAATTTTTGAATTTAATTTCTTTATATCGATCTTATGATCTATTATTTCCCCACTTTTTTCTACCGTTCTTTCAGGAGCATCAAATATCTTAGCTCTCACTGTACATAATTGAGGTCTATGTCTTTCTGTAACTATTTGTGCCATTATATTCCCACCAAATGCCGGCCTTATCTGTACCAAGTCTGTATTATCTTTCATCTTTAAGATAGTACAATCTGCAGTAAGCCCCGTTCTAAATCTTGCAGCTACTCTAGGAGCTAAAGATCTTCCTAATGTTGTAGCTCCTACCAATATGGAAGATGGCTTTTTCTTTTCAATATAATCAGCAAACACCTCTGTATAATTTTGAACTTTAAAATGCTCCAATTCTTTATAATCGTAGATATGAATTTGATCTACTCCATAATGCTCTAATTCTTCTGCTATTTTTTTTACATTTGAACCAATTAAGATCGCCTGAACTGGATGACTGATTATTTCAGCTAATTCCCTGGCTTTACCTATCAATTCTAAAGATACTGGATTTATTACGCCATTAAAATGATCTATATAAACAGTTATTCCATTCCATAACTTCTTATTCACACTTGTTACAGTTTCATCTTCTACAAATTCAATAGTTCCATTACCATTTTTAACACAAAGTTTACACATCTTACATCCAGAATTTATATGTGTCTGACCATCCTGTTCTTCGATTGCATTAAAGGGACATAGGTCTATCAATTCCATCATTTTTTTATGATTTATTTTATCGTGATTTATAACTAATTTAGCCATTTTAACCTCCTAGATAATTTTTCTTCCTCTCAATTTATCAAATAATTCAACCGCAGCTCCGTCCCCTGAAAACATCTCTTTATCTGCATTTTTAGGAGGATTAAATATTCTTTCTACCTGGGTCGGCGACCCATTTAACCCATATTTTTTTTCATCTTTATCATCTAAATCATCAAAAGTTAAAACTTTTATTTCCCTGGTAGCTGTATCTAGTTTATTTTTATAGGATGGTAGTCTAGGGGAATATATTCCCTTTTCTACAGTTATTAAACATGGATAACCAATAGTCTGTATCTCTATAGTTTCACCCATATCTGCTTCTACAGTTAGACTTTCTGAGGTTACTTCTAATATTTTACTTATATTTGAAATATGAGGGATGGATAAATATTCTGCCATCTCTGGTCCTACTTGAGCGGTGTCCCCATCGGTAGTTTGTTTTCCGCAGATTATTAGATCTATCTCACCCATTGCTTTTAGCCCTTGGGCTAGAGCATAAGATGTTGCTAACACATCGGCTCCGGCAAACTTCCTGTCAGAAAGTAATACACCTGTATCTACTCCCATAGAAAATGATTCTTTAATCACAGCTTTTGCCTGTGGGGGCCCCATAGATAGGACTCCTATTTCACTACTGACTTGATTTTTTATTTGAAATGCAGATTCTAAAGCATAAAGATCGTATGGATTTATCTTTGAATCAACACCATCTCTTAACAGTACTCCTGTAACCGGATCAACTTGAACATTAGTACCTCCAGGCACTTGTTTTATACAAACGGCAATTTTCATATATATCCTCCTTGTATTTTGAATTGGTATGACCAATTTTTTTTATAAAAATTAAAAACAAATAATCACAATTTGCTTCCTTTAAAAGGTTACTTTACGATCCACTATTATGTCAATAAAGTTATTTTTTTATTTAAATACCTTTACCAAATACAAACACTTATATTATGAAAATCCTATTTTTTTGTTTTCCTTACATGTTTTTTAGACCTATTTTAATATAAATAAAATAATTTGTATGAAAACAGAAAAATTAATTTAAATTTGGACATTGATTATAATTTATACGTAAATTATTTTTTTCACATTATTTTATAAAAAAAAACACCTCTACAAAGATGTTTTTCTTTTTAATATTTAATTTAAATTTGGCAGACTTTTCTCTATATTATCAAAATGAATGCTTAAACTATTTTTTAATCCTTCTTCATCTCTATCTTTCAGGGCTTCTAAAATCATCTTATGATCCAAGTCTATTTTTTCCTTCCCAAATTTTTCTAAAACCATATCTCTAGAAGCTATTATTGATTCTTCCAACAGTTCAGATATAGCAGAAATAATTGTAGTCATTAAAATATTTTTAGAAAAAGACATCATTAAAAGGTGAAAATCTCTGTCTAAATCGGCCAATTTTTCAATATCATTACAACTTAACATCTTCTCATAAATTTTTTCAACCTGCTCTATCTCCTCTGAAGTTACCCTCTTAACCATGAATTCCACATTAGAAAGTTCCAGCATCTTTCTGAGTTCGATAACGTCTTTTATTTTCCCCTTTTGCAATTCAAAAGCCAGAGATAATGGGTTACACAGCATATTTTTAAAGTCATTGGTGATATAGTTTCCCCCGCCTCTTTTACTTTCAATTAAACCAATTATTTCCAATATTTTGATCCCTTCCCTCACAGATGACCTCCCAATATTTAAATTTTCAGCCAGGGTACGTTCGGGGTATATCTGGGATCCATTTTTTAAATTGCCTGATTTTATTTCCTGTTTTATATGTTTTATTAACTTATGAAATTTTCTTTCCTCCATCTCTCTCTCCCTTATCTGCCTCTTTTATTTTCTTTAGTTATTTTATCAACCTTTATAAAAAAAGACAACTTTTAAAAAATAATGAGCTGTCTATATATAAGAAGAAAAATGAAGAGTTCTAGATCCCACCAAAAAATCTCACTATTCTATTAATAGTGAGATTTTTTTTAGTTTATATTTTCATAATTTTTTTATTCCATTAAAGATAGAATTATTTTAATTTCCCTCAAAAATTCTTTCAAAATATCTATGTTTTTTTATAAAAATTTTAACTATTCTAGGGTCAAAATGTTTACCGCTTTCAGATCTTATTATCTCTACTGATTTTTCATGAGTGAAGGCTTTTTTATAAACCCGTTCCTGTCGTAAGGCGTCGTATACATCTGCTAAAGCCACTATTCTGGCTTCGATTGGGATTTCTTCCCCCTTTAGTCCTTTCCCATATCCCAAACCATTCCATTTTTCATGGTGATATCTGACTATATTTAAGGCTACTGGACTAATTCCCAGATCCTTCATGAGATTATACCCTATTTCCACATGATTTTTCATTGTCTCAAATTCTTCCTCAGTCAGCTTTCCGGGCTTTTTTAATATGCTATCAGATATCCCTATCTTCCCCACATCATGAAGTGAAGCATATAACCCGACTTCATTTACAAAAGAGTTTGACATTTTAAGTTCTTCAGCCAATAATTCTGAATATTGATTTAACCGCTTTATGTGTGCCCCGGTGTCTTCATCATTAAATGTATTGGCATTTTCCAAAGTCTCAACCAGACCAATAGTTAATTTTTTTAATTTCAAAGAAGTGTTTTTAAACTTTCTTAAATGATTATAAACAAAACTTAGCAGAAAAATCGAAATTACTGAGATAATTATGGAAAGTTTATAATCTTTTGCTATTTCTATTTTCTTTATAAAAAATTTATTTTTTTCCTCTTTTATCCTATAAGAAAATTCATTGTTTAATGAATTTATTAAAAAATAAAGGACTTTATCTTTTTTAGGTATTCCAAAACTTAATTCTAACTTATCCTGAATGGTTCCTGCAACTTGAAGATTCTTTGCACTATATAGTTTTG
This sequence is a window from Psychrilyobacter atlanticus DSM 19335. Protein-coding genes within it:
- a CDS encoding L-lactate permease; translation: MLLFTALIAVVFPLLFLVILKMSAKKGMALSYVILLLGAYFIWGMESKVLVASSLQGIHKALTILLILFGAMVLLNMLKNTGAITRLNKGFRALSEDMRILAIILAFLFGALLEGVSGFGAPVAVVGALMVALGFQPLTAAILVLIANSTPVPFGAVGTPIFVGLSNISELAPKDLDSIAILITKLDIFLATFMPLLLVVVLVLSFGKKNKIKSILEMTPWSIFIGLVYTLSAYLYANFVGPEFISILASITGLFVATITCKMKFLIPKHVWTEALDEDMKVEEINPNKEMSLFKAWIPYILVVITLLATRIFPVIKNFTTTAIDLSWKNIMGFEQISDKWPLLYSPGTVLILVAFLTIFIQNSNFNSLKKACFTSFGQVKNTTLILFSTLALVQIFSNSWINATGYMSMPQYIATAMSSSFSESWIFIAPFVGMLGTFISGSGTVSNLTFGAIQHDVANIINLNPTLILAEQTLGAGVGHIICVNVVVAACTVVGLSGKEGIVIRKVFIPSIFYSLGIGIVAFAFS
- a CDS encoding electron transfer flavoprotein subunit alpha/FixB family protein; the encoded protein is MAKLVINHDKINHKKMMELIDLCPFNAIEEQDGQTHINSGCKMCKLCVKNGNGTIEFVEDETVTSVNKKLWNGITVYIDHFNGVINPVSLELIGKARELAEIISHPVQAILIGSNVKKIAEELEHYGVDQIHIYDYKELEHFKVQNYTEVFADYIEKKKPSSILVGATTLGRSLAPRVAARFRTGLTADCTILKMKDNTDLVQIRPAFGGNIMAQIVTERHRPQLCTVRAKIFDAPERTVEKSGEIIDHKIDIKKLNSKIQVLDVVKKDKEVSIADAEVIIAIGRGIKKEEDIEMIQEFADLVDGKIACTRPLIECGWMSNKLQVGLSGRTVKPRLLFAFGIHGAVQFTAGMNGAETIVAVNTDEQASIFDVAHYGIVGDLYKVIPKLTEEIKKDRKITF
- a CDS encoding FAD-binding oxidoreductase produces the protein MQNKYKEIDMNDFENIKIIIGDTERVLFKDEINPDYSHDELGGIEKMPDILVKAYTTKEISDIMKYAYKNHIPVTARGSGTGLVGACVPLFGGIVIETTGMNKILELDEENLTLTLEPGVLLMEISKYVEEHDFFYPPDPGEKSATIGGNISTNAGGMRAVKYGVTRDYVRGLEVVLPTGEIIELGGKVVKNSSGYSIKDLIIGSEGTLGIITKVILKLIPLPKHTISLLVPFEELNTAIDAVPSIIKSKAIPTAIEFLQREVIFAAEEYLGKVFPDKSSDSYLLLTFDGNSKEQVEKDYEKVADLCLEIGALDAYLVDTEERKEAVWSARGAFLEAIHGSTDEMDECDVVVPRNNVAEFIKYTKVLAKEFDIRIPSFGHAGDGNLHVYICKDNMDMELWTKKREDVFKRMYDKSLELGGLVSGEHGIGFAKKKYMFDQYNGGHLNLMVGIKKSFDPKNILNPGKVCQ
- a CDS encoding FadR/GntR family transcriptional regulator is translated as MEERKFHKLIKHIKQEIKSGNLKNGSQIYPERTLAENLNIGRSSVREGIKILEIIGLIESKRGGGNYITNDFKNMLCNPLSLAFELQKGKIKDVIELRKMLELSNVEFMVKRVTSEEIEQVEKIYEKMLSCNDIEKLADLDRDFHLLMMSFSKNILMTTIISAISELLEESIIASRDMVLEKFGKEKIDLDHKMILEALKDRDEEGLKNSLSIHFDNIEKSLPNLN
- a CDS encoding GNAT family N-acetyltransferase, translated to MELKIRNGRLEDIEACFILEGKTFPEEEAACKENIEIRLRKFSEGFIVGELDGEIVAHINSGSTNQEDITDEEFKGLIGHEHGGKNIVVFSVAVDPVHQKKGIAKIMMKEFVEISKKMGKEKVLLLCKENLMGMYERMGYKKIGVSASTHGGAVWYEMEKVL
- a CDS encoding electron transfer flavoprotein subunit beta/FixA family protein gives rise to the protein MKIAVCIKQVPGGTNVQVDPVTGVLLRDGVDSKINPYDLYALESAFQIKNQVSSEIGVLSMGPPQAKAVIKESFSMGVDTGVLLSDRKFAGADVLATSYALAQGLKAMGEIDLIICGKQTTDGDTAQVGPEMAEYLSIPHISNISKILEVTSESLTVEADMGETIEIQTIGYPCLITVEKGIYSPRLPSYKNKLDTATREIKVLTFDDLDDKDEKKYGLNGSPTQVERIFNPPKNADKEMFSGDGAAVELFDKLRGRKII